From a region of the Mercurialis annua linkage group LG1-X, ddMerAnnu1.2, whole genome shotgun sequence genome:
- the LOC126664747 gene encoding calcium-binding protein KRP1-like: protein MASRNGIIFEDFFPAMVEKLGADGFMKELCNGFRVLMDGEKGAITFESLKRNAELLGLQDMSDDELMCMLREGDLDGDGALNQMEFCTLMFRLSPDLMTTSRKWLVETLVSEM from the coding sequence ATGGCATCACGAAACGGCATTATTTTCGAGGATTTCTTCCCCGCAATGGTGGAGAAACTCGGGGCTGACGGGTTTATGAAGGAGCTATGCAAcgggtttagggttttgatgGACGGGGAGAAGGGCGCGATAACGTTTGAGAGCTTGAAAAGAAATGCGGAGTTACTTGGGTTGCAAGATATGAGCGATGATGAGTTAATGTGTATGTTGAGAGAAGGTGATTTGGATGGCGATGGTGCTTTGAATCAAATGGAATTTTGTACTCTTATGTTTAGACTTAGTCCTGATTTGATGACTACTTCAAGAAAATGGCTCGTAGAAACTCTTGTTAGTGAAATGTAG